The genomic interval TGATTCCTGGCGTCTTCTTCATGCATGCTCCCGCGCGGACGGGGACGTTTTTGAAGCGTCCTCGAATGGACGGCGCACGTCGGTCCGACCGCGACTCCGGCCCCCCCGGGCCTTGGACCGAGCGCGAATTCGCCGCTCAGCAGCGGCGACGAACGAGCCAGGCTCCGATCGACACGTGTTTCCCGAATTTCCCCCGTCTTTCCAAGTGCGCGGAAAGATTGATGCTGGCGACCCGAGAGGGCTCCCGTTACAAGTGAATGGGTCTTCAACCGCAGCGGAGCGCATGAGAAAGACCCACCGTCCCCTGACCACCTTGGCGTTGGCCCTGAGCCTCTTCACGGCCGCACTGGAGGTCACCGTCGTATCCACCGCGATGCCCACCGTGGTGGGAGAGCTGGGGGGAATCCACAGCTACGCGTGGGTCTTCACCGCCTACTTGCTGGCGTCCACCATCACCGTGCCCATCTACGGCAAGCTGTCCGACTTGTACGGGCGCAAGCCGGTGCTCTTGTTCGGCATCGGGCTGTTCTGCGTGGGGTCCATCGCCAGTGGCCTGGCGATGTCGATGAACGCACTCATCGCGTTCCGGATTCTCCAGGGTGTGGGAGCAGGCGCCATCCAGCCGGTGGCGCTCACCATCATTGGAGACCTCTACACCATGGAAGAGCGAGGCCGCGTACAGGGGGCCTTCAGCGCGGTGTGGGGCGTGGCGGGTCTGGTGGGCCCCGTCACCGGTGGACTCATCGTGAAGTATCTGAGCTGGCACTGGATTTTCTTCATCAACGTGCCGGTGGCGGTGCTGACCTTCGGGCTGCTCGTCGCGTTCTTCCACGAACAGGTTCAGCACAAGCCACAGCAATTGGACTACGCGGGCGCCGCGCTCTTGTGCGCGGGGGTGGTGGCGCTGCTCGTGGGGGTGCAAGGGATTGGGATGAACCTGTGGGCACTGCCGGTGGCGGTGGTGCTGCTCGGGGCCTTCGTCGCGGTGGAACGCCGGGCGCCGGAACCCGTCATCCCGATGACGATTTTCAAGTACCCCGCCATCGCCGTCTCATCGATTGCCGGAGCGTTGTTCTCCGCGGCGATGTTCGGCGCGACCACCTATGTGCCGCTCTACGTCCAGGCCGTGCTGGGCAGCTCACCCACGGTGGCGGGCGGGATGATTACGCCCATGATTGTCGCCTGGCCGCTGGCGGCGCTGCTCGCCGGCAAGGTGATGCTGCGCACGGGCTTCCGGCCACTCATCGTCGGAGGGCTGGGGTTGACGGTGCTGGGGGCCACCGCGATGGCGGTGCTGCTCAAGCAGGGCGCGTCGCTGCTGGCGCTTCAGGTGGCGCTGGGCGTGTTCGGCGTGGGCCTGGGCTTCGCGTCCACGTCGCTGCTCATCGCGGTGCAGACGAGCGTGGGGTGGGAGCTGCGCGGCGTGGCCACGGCGAGCAACATGTTCTTCCGCACCATCGGCGGTGTGCTGGGCGTGGGGTTGATGGGCGGCGTCATGGTGTCCCAGCTCATGAAGGACCCGTCCATCCCCGAGTCGGCCACCAACGCGCTGTTGAGCCCGGAGCGCGGCCACGCCGCGATTCCCGCGGAGGTGCTGGAGACGCTCAGCGGCGCGCTGACCACGGGGCTGACCATCAACTTCTGGCTCATCTGCGCCTTCACGATGGCCGCCTTCATCTCCGGCCTGTTCTTCCCCCGCGTCCAGCGAGTCGCCGGAGCCCCCGTCTCCACGAGCAGCGCCGCCGCGCCGCACTGAGCCAGGCGCCTGGCCGCCGAGAAAGGCCACGGAAGCGCGCCCCTCGGTGGACGCGCTTCCGTGGAGAGCGACGGGCCGTGTGCTCAGTGGTGGTAGCCGGACGCCTCTTCACGCGACATGGGCGTGCTCACCGGGTGACGCTTGAAGTGCTCGATGCACGTGATGAGGTCCGTCACCAGCAGCGTGGCCAGGTCGCGGCTGACGCCGTGGCGCACGAGCACCCGCTGCACCACCATGTCCTGGAGGTCCGCCGGCATGGGGTAGGCGGGCACCAGCCAGCCGCGCTCGCGCATGCGGTCGGCCAGGTCGTAGAGGGTGAAGCCGGGCTTCACCCCGTCCTTCATCTTCCACGTCACCCCGGGCACACCGCCCCGGCCGTCATAGACGACGTCGAAGAGGCCAATCTGCTCGATGGCCTTCGCGATGACGTTCGCGGTGTCCGAGCACGCCTGCTGCAGGCGCCGGTAGCCTTCCTTCCCCAGCCGCAGGAAGTTGTAATACTGGATGACCACCTGTCCCCCTGGCCGCGAGAAGTTCAGCGCGAAGGTCGGCATGTCGCCGCCCAGGTAGTCCACGCGGAAGATGAGGTCCTCGGGCAGGTCCTCCTTGTCGCGCCACACCACCCAGCCGCAGCCCAGCGGGGTGAGGCCGAACTTGTGGCCGGAGGCGTTGATGGACTTCACGCGCGGCAGCTTGAAGTCCCAGACGACGTTCTGGTGGATGAAGGGCGCCAGGAAGCCGCCGCTGGCCGCGTCCACGTGGATGGGGATGTCCAGCCCGGTGCGCTTCTGGAGGTCATCCAGCGCGGCGGCGATGTCCTGCACCGGCTCGTAGATGAGGCTGTAGGTGATGCCCAGCGTGGGCACGACGCCGATGGTGTTCTCGTCGCAGTGCTTGAGCATCTCGGCCGGCGTCATCACCAGGCGCCCGGGCGCCAGCGGCACCTGGCGCAGCTCCACGTCGAAGTAGCGCGCGAACTTGTGCCAGCAGATCTGCACCGGGCCGCAGACGAGGTTCGGCTTGTCGGTGGGCTTGCCCGCGGCCTTGCGCTTCGCGCGCCAGCGCCACTTGAGCGCCAGGCCCCCCAACATGGCCGCCTCGCTGGAGCCCGTGGTGGAGCAGCCCATGGTGTTGGCCGCGTGCGGCGAGTGCCACAAGTCGGCGAGCATGTTCACACACCGCGTTTCAATCTCCGCGGTCTGCGGATACTCGTCCTTGTCGATCATGTTCTTGTCGAGACACTCGTCCATGAGCTTGTGCACCTGAGGCTCGGACCAGGTCTGACAGAAGGTGGCCAGGTTCTGCCGTGAGTTGCCGTCGAGCAGCAGCTCGTCATGGACGACGGCATACGCATGGTCGGCGCTGTGCTCACCGTCGGGGATGCGGTACTTCGGCATCGGGACGGACAGGTCCGGTGAAGCGTAGACGTCGTCGTTGATGCGGTCCCGGATTTCGTCTTTGCCGTGCAGGGGCATGGGGCTCTCCTCGCGTCGCGGACCCGCGATGGGGTCACTCGGACGAGAGATGCTTTCCCCTGTCGAAACGGGCCTCGTTCCCCGGAGAGGGACGGGCGGGCGGGCAAGCCGCCGCTTCACCTGGAGGGCGCGGGTTGGCGCCGCGCACCCTCCAGGGACTTCCCACGCGCGAAGGCTACTTCACGCCCACCGCGGACCAGCTCTCCAGCACCGTCTTCGCCTCGACGGAGTCCTTGCCGTACAGGTCCTGCGCCGCCTTGTGCGTGGCCTCGCGGGCCTGGGCGAAGTTGGTGGTCGGCGTCATGTAGAAGTTCAGGGCGCGCGAGTAGATTTTCAGGCCCTTCTCGATGCCGATGCCCTGCTTCACCTCGTCGTTGGAGGTGCGATTCTTTCCGCCCTCGGACAACAGGTAGAAGGCGTTGTTGGGGATGCCCGAGTTGATGTGCACGCCGCCGTGGTCCTGCGTGCCCTTGTAGCGCTTGGAGTAGTGGTCCGGCGACATGCCGTCGCTGGACGGGTTGCTCAGGTCGCGCAGGCCGTCGGTGGGGTCGCCGTTGTTGGGCGTGTACGTGTCCTCGCCCACCGTCCAGTCGAACTTCACCGCGCCGTTCTTCTGGCTGGCGTACCACTCCACGCCCACGCCCATGATGTCGCTGAACGCCTCGTTGAGGGCGCCGGACTCGTTGCGGTACTGGAGGCCCGCGGTGCGCTCGGTGAGGCCGTGGGTGATTTCGTGGCCCGCGATGTCCAGCGTGGTGAGCGAGCCGAACTGGTCGCCGTCACCGTCGCCGTAGTTCATCTTGTCGCCGTCCCAGAACGCGTTGGCGAAGTCCTTGCCCACGTGGACGTCGGAGACGAGCTTCTCGCCCTTGCCGTCGATGGAGTTGCGGCCGAGCACGTCCTTGTAGAAGTCGTACGTGGTCTGCGCGCCGTACTGCGCGTCCACCGCGTCCTTGTGGCGCGCCGGGTCCGTCGCCTCGCCCCAGATGTCGTTGTCGTCGGTGATGGCCTTGTTCGTCACCGAGTCCGTGTCCGGGTCGCGGTTGAGCGCATCGCGCGTCTGCACGCCGCCGCCCCGGCTCTTGTCCTCCAGCGCGTACGTCCCGTCCTTGTTCTTCGTGCTGCCAATCTCCACCTTGCCGCTGTACTGGGTGGTGTCGTTGGCCTTGTCCGTCGCGGGCTCCGTCGACGGGTCCACGGGCTTCTTGGACGGCTCCGCCATCGCGAGCGAGGGCTTCTTCGCGGAGGCGCCATGTCCGTGAGCGTCGTGCGCCACGCCGCCCATCTGGTTGTACTTCTCCAGCATCTGCCCGGTCTGCGCGTCGACCAGGTAGTTCATGCGGCGCGGGTCCTTGCCCTGCCCCACGTCCGTCGTGTTGGCGAGCTGCACGTGGAACGCGGCGCGGTACTGGCCGTCAGCGCCCTTGAAGATGACGCGCTCGGTGGTGGGCTCGCGGTCCGTCTTGCCCGCGAAGTCCTTCTGGGCCACGGCGAGCGCGTCCTGCGCGGACAGCTTCGTGGGGCTCTTGCCCAGGCCCGTGGGGACGGTCGCCACGTCACCCGTGACGCTGTCCACCTTGCCGTCCTTGCCCAGGTGGCTCACCACCTGCTCGCCAAAGACACGGACGCCCTCGCTCATGCGGTCCATGCGCACGTGCGTCATGCCCAGGTCGTCCTTCTCCACCGCGCGCGGCGCGAAGTCCGCCCGGTTCACCACGCTGGAGCGGCCCGCCATGAGCTGCGACACGGTGGGGGTGTTCTGCTTCTGGAGGAAGTCCACCGTCGTCTGGATGGCTTCCTTGCTGGCCGTGCTCTCCAGGGCCACCGGGCCTGACTTCACCGGCGGGGTCAGCGTCGTGGCGGGCTTCGCCTGCGCGGGCTTCGCCTGGGCGTCGAACGAGGACCCCGGCGAGTACCCCACGGCCTTGTTCTTCACCTCGGCGGTGGGCCGCGAGTCAGTGGTGCGCGTGACGGGAAGCTTCGGGGTTTCGACGCGAATCTTCATGGAGGGGGGCCCAGAGGAGAAAGCTGCTTTCTTATTTTCGGTTCACACGAGTCACGGTTGTGTCTCGGCGACAGAAAAGCGGCCCTGCGTCATCCTCTGGATGCCAACCCCCTGGATTCACTGAGTACGCCGGGCCGGGGCTCTCCGGAAGAGAGCCTCGGATGGCGGCGGGCTGCGTGGTTCACGCCGCGCGCACGGGCCACGGCTGGGGGCGAGAACCCGCCTCCCAATTGTTGTTGCGCCCATCCCAGTGCTGGATGGTGAGCTGGGAGATGTCCACGTCGTCCAGGCAGCCAACGTTGATGGAGCGGAAGTCGCCGCCGAGCTCCTCCACGAAGCCCCCGCCGCAGACCTGGACGCCGCAGTGCTTGCAGAAGTTGCGGTAGTTGCGGCTGTCGCCGACCCGGTACTCCCCCAGCGCGCCCTCGCCCTTGAGGATGCGGAAAGTGGGGGGCGGCACCTGCGTCGTCGTCCCGCCCATCTTCGTGCAGATGGTGCAGTTGCAGCGGTTCACCGCCTCCTTGAGGTCCACCTCCGCCTCGAACCGCACCGCGCCGCAGTGGCAGCCGCCAACGTACTTCTTGAGGGAGGAGGAGGTCTTCGGTGCCAGGTCGCTCATTTGGGTGTCTCCGGGGTGAAGTGACTGAAGTGAGCGTGTTATCGCCCCGGGCCGTGACAGGTGTATGTCAGGTTTCCTTCAGCCCCACGCCGTCCCGGCTCTGACGCAGCAGGCCCACCAGCGCCACCTGGGCCGGGCGACGCAGGGAGGAGTCCTCGGAGTCGAGTCCCTGGTGCTCCACCCAGGCGGTCACCATGGCCCGCGTCGCCGCCTTGGCGCGTGCCCAGGCCCCGGTTTCACCATCGGATTCCCCCGTGGTGATGGCGGCCCAGGTCTCCGCGAGGTCACTGGCGGAGTCCGCGAAGGCCGCCGCCGCGGGCTTCTTCTCGAGAATCCACTGGTTGCGCAGGTCCCCCAGCTGCCCCGCGACGATGTGGGCCTGCCGGGGATGCACGGAGGAGCGGGCCTGCGCGAACAGCTCCGCGGCGGGCCGGGCGTCCTCGATGCGGGCGGCGCACAGGCGCAGCCACTCCGCGCAGACCTGGAAGGCCTGGGGGTTGGGGAAGTGGGCCACCACCCAACCGAGCAGGGGGAAGAGGTGCTCGGCGCGGGCCCAGGCCTCTTCGGCCGAGCCGAAGTGGATGTGGTTGGCCTGGAAGATGTCGAGCATCTGCGCGGTGGGGGGAACGGAGTCGGACTCGGACATGGAGGAGGGCTCTACGCCTCCGGCCGGCCTCCGGGCAACCCGCCCTCAGGCGCGCGAACGGACGATGGCGCCCGGTGTCACCCCGAGGATGCGGCGCATGTGCCGGGCCATGTGGCTCTGGTGCGAGAACCCCGCCTCCAGCGCGACCTGTCCGGTGGGAACGCCGCCACGCAGGAGCAGGGAGCGGGCGCGCTCCACCCGGCGCTGAATCACGTACTCGTGGACGGGCACGCCCACGGAGCGCTTGAAGAGCATCTTGAAGTGCGAGGCGCTGACGCCCGCCACCCGCGCCAGGCGTTCGAGGGAGAGGTCCTGGTCCAGGTGGGCCTCCACGTAGTCGGTGACCCGCTGGAGCTGCGGAGCGGCGAGCCCTCCGCGTGACTCGACCTGGGTGCGGTAGCGGGCCAGCAGGCGCGCGGCGAGGGCCAGGCCCAGGCTCTCCCGATAGAGCGCCCCGTTGGGGAAGTCCGCGCGGTACTCCGCCTCCATCGCCCAGCCGATGTGCTCGATGTGCTCGTCGCGGAAGTGGTGCTTGGGCTCCAGCCCCACCCGGTCGGGGTCCAGGCCCATGTCCTCGGCCGCCATGCGCAACAGGGAGTGAGGCAGCCGCAGGTCCACCGTCGAGCCCGCGTCGTCGTCCACCCAGGTCTCGGCCACGCCGGCGGGCAGCAGGTTGAGCTGCCCTCGCGTGCGCACATCACGGGAGAGAGAGGCCGGGCAGGCGACTCGGACGGGCCCGCTCGAGTGGACGCTCAGGATGTGGTCGGAGCCCGCCGCGTAGTGCACGTCCCCCACGGGCGTCTCGCGCACTTCCACCCCCAGGGTGATTCGAGGCCGGCGGGACGTGTTCTCGCTCATCGCCCGACTATAGGAACCGCCATCCATTTGTGCTCCCGAATCATCCGCGCGTGCGCGATTCGAAAAGGGGCCGCCGGTATTCCTTCGCCCGCTTCGAGAGACGGGACCCGGCCCTCCACGGCCCTGTCTCCCAGGCAACGAACGAACACACGGGAGTCGTACACATGGGCAGGTATTCAGGGAAGAAGGCCGTCGTCACGGGAGGCACGGCGGGCATCGGGCTGGCGACGGTGAAGATGTTGCTCGCGGAGGGCGCGGAGGTGCTCCTCACCGGGCGCGGAGAGAAGGCGCTGGAGGCGGCGCGCAAGGAGCTGGGTCCGCGCGCCCACGGGGTGCGCTCCGACACGGCGAGCCTGCGTGACATCGACGCGCTGGCCGCCACCGTCCAAGAGAAGCTTGGCCAGGTCGACCTGGTCGTCATCAACGCGGGCTACACGCCCATGAAGCGCATCGGCGAGGCCGACGAGGTGGCCCGAGCGGCGCTGTTCCTCGGCTTCGAGGCGACGTTCACCACCGGCGCGGAGCTTCCCGTCGACGGTGGCATCTCACAGCTCTGAGTCATCCCGGGCCCGCTCCTGGGCCCGGTCCATTTCATCAATCACACACAACGGAGAGACACATATGAAGCCCACCCTTTCAGTCATTGGCGCGGGACGCATGGGGTCCGCGCTCATCAAGGCCTTTCTTCAGAGCGGTTACACGACGACGGTCTGGAACCGCACGAAGTCCCGGAGCGAGCCCCTGGCGAAACTGGGAGCGCACGTCGCGGACAGCGTGCGCGACGCGGTGAAGCGCTCGGACATCATCGTGGTGAACGTCCTCGACTACGACACCAGTGACCTCCTGCTGCGCCCGGACGAGGTGACGCGGGAGCTGAGAGGAAAGCTGTTGGTGCAGTTGACGTCGGGCTCGCCCGCCATTGCGCGTGAGCAGGCGACGTGGGCGCGCCAGCACGGCATCGACTACCTGGATGGCGCCATCATGGCGACGCCGGACTTCATCGGGCAGCCCGGCTGCGCGCTGCTGTACTCGGGGCCGGCCGCGCTGTTCGAGAAGCACCGCGCCGTGTTGAGCGTGCTGGGCGGCGGCACCACTCACGTGGGCGAAGACGTGGGGCATGCCTCGGCGCTCGACAGCGCCCT from Myxococcus stipitatus carries:
- a CDS encoding GFA family protein; the protein is MSDLAPKTSSSLKKYVGGCHCGAVRFEAEVDLKEAVNRCNCTICTKMGGTTTQVPPPTFRILKGEGALGEYRVGDSRNYRNFCKHCGVQVCGGGFVEELGGDFRSINVGCLDDVDISQLTIQHWDGRNNNWEAGSRPQPWPVRAA
- a CDS encoding MDR family MFS transporter, translated to MRKTHRPLTTLALALSLFTAALEVTVVSTAMPTVVGELGGIHSYAWVFTAYLLASTITVPIYGKLSDLYGRKPVLLFGIGLFCVGSIASGLAMSMNALIAFRILQGVGAGAIQPVALTIIGDLYTMEERGRVQGAFSAVWGVAGLVGPVTGGLIVKYLSWHWIFFINVPVAVLTFGLLVAFFHEQVQHKPQQLDYAGAALLCAGVVALLVGVQGIGMNLWALPVAVVLLGAFVAVERRAPEPVIPMTIFKYPAIAVSSIAGALFSAAMFGATTYVPLYVQAVLGSSPTVAGGMITPMIVAWPLAALLAGKVMLRTGFRPLIVGGLGLTVLGATAMAVLLKQGASLLALQVALGVFGVGLGFASTSLLIAVQTSVGWELRGVATASNMFFRTIGGVLGVGLMGGVMVSQLMKDPSIPESATNALLSPERGHAAIPAEVLETLSGALTTGLTINFWLICAFTMAAFISGLFFPRVQRVAGAPVSTSSAAAPH
- a CDS encoding AraC family transcriptional regulator is translated as MSENTSRRPRITLGVEVRETPVGDVHYAAGSDHILSVHSSGPVRVACPASLSRDVRTRGQLNLLPAGVAETWVDDDAGSTVDLRLPHSLLRMAAEDMGLDPDRVGLEPKHHFRDEHIEHIGWAMEAEYRADFPNGALYRESLGLALAARLLARYRTQVESRGGLAAPQLQRVTDYVEAHLDQDLSLERLARVAGVSASHFKMLFKRSVGVPVHEYVIQRRVERARSLLLRGGVPTGQVALEAGFSHQSHMARHMRRILGVTPGAIVRSRA
- a CDS encoding SDR family NAD(P)-dependent oxidoreductase, which translates into the protein MGRYSGKKAVVTGGTAGIGLATVKMLLAEGAEVLLTGRGEKALEAARKELGPRAHGVRSDTASLRDIDALAATVQEKLGQVDLVVINAGYTPMKRIGEADEVARAALFLGFEATFTTGAELPVDGGISQL
- a CDS encoding M4 family metallopeptidase, whose translation is MKIRVETPKLPVTRTTDSRPTAEVKNKAVGYSPGSSFDAQAKPAQAKPATTLTPPVKSGPVALESTASKEAIQTTVDFLQKQNTPTVSQLMAGRSSVVNRADFAPRAVEKDDLGMTHVRMDRMSEGVRVFGEQVVSHLGKDGKVDSVTGDVATVPTGLGKSPTKLSAQDALAVAQKDFAGKTDREPTTERVIFKGADGQYRAAFHVQLANTTDVGQGKDPRRMNYLVDAQTGQMLEKYNQMGGVAHDAHGHGASAKKPSLAMAEPSKKPVDPSTEPATDKANDTTQYSGKVEIGSTKNKDGTYALEDKSRGGGVQTRDALNRDPDTDSVTNKAITDDNDIWGEATDPARHKDAVDAQYGAQTTYDFYKDVLGRNSIDGKGEKLVSDVHVGKDFANAFWDGDKMNYGDGDGDQFGSLTTLDIAGHEITHGLTERTAGLQYRNESGALNEAFSDIMGVGVEWYASQKNGAVKFDWTVGEDTYTPNNGDPTDGLRDLSNPSSDGMSPDHYSKRYKGTQDHGGVHINSGIPNNAFYLLSEGGKNRTSNDEVKQGIGIEKGLKIYSRALNFYMTPTTNFAQAREATHKAAQDLYGKDSVEAKTVLESWSAVGVK
- a CDS encoding glutamate decarboxylase, which encodes MPLHGKDEIRDRINDDVYASPDLSVPMPKYRIPDGEHSADHAYAVVHDELLLDGNSRQNLATFCQTWSEPQVHKLMDECLDKNMIDKDEYPQTAEIETRCVNMLADLWHSPHAANTMGCSTTGSSEAAMLGGLALKWRWRAKRKAAGKPTDKPNLVCGPVQICWHKFARYFDVELRQVPLAPGRLVMTPAEMLKHCDENTIGVVPTLGITYSLIYEPVQDIAAALDDLQKRTGLDIPIHVDAASGGFLAPFIHQNVVWDFKLPRVKSINASGHKFGLTPLGCGWVVWRDKEDLPEDLIFRVDYLGGDMPTFALNFSRPGGQVVIQYYNFLRLGKEGYRRLQQACSDTANVIAKAIEQIGLFDVVYDGRGGVPGVTWKMKDGVKPGFTLYDLADRMRERGWLVPAYPMPADLQDMVVQRVLVRHGVSRDLATLLVTDLITCIEHFKRHPVSTPMSREEASGYHH
- a CDS encoding NAD(P)-dependent oxidoreductase, encoding MASHSSESSRARSWARSISSITHNGETHMKPTLSVIGAGRMGSALIKAFLQSGYTTTVWNRTKSRSEPLAKLGAHVADSVRDAVKRSDIIVVNVLDYDTSDLLLRPDEVTRELRGKLLVQLTSGSPAIAREQATWARQHGIDYLDGAIMATPDFIGQPGCALLYSGPAALFEKHRAVLSVLGGGTTHVGEDVGHASALDSALLMQMWSTLFGTLQAVAITRAEGISLEKTVEYLKQTQPVTDGAVADLITRLQQNRLVADETTLAGLDAHNVAFQHMLALCKERGIHRGVPDAMYSVINEAVKAGHGQDDFAILSRFLK